A window from Sus scrofa isolate TJ Tabasco breed Duroc chromosome 2, Sscrofa11.1, whole genome shotgun sequence encodes these proteins:
- the APIP gene encoding LOW QUALITY PROTEIN: methylthioribulose-1-phosphate dehydratase (The sequence of the model RefSeq protein was modified relative to this genomic sequence to represent the inferred CDS: inserted 1 base in 1 codon), translated as MSGCHAPEGDCSSRQCLAQDKEHPRYLIPELCKQFYHLGWVTGTGGGISLKHGNEIYIAPSGVQKERIQPEDMFVCDIDEQDISGPPPHKNLKKSQCTPLFMNAYTMRGAGAVIHTHSKAAVMATLLFPGREFKITHQEMIKGIKKCTSGGYYRYDDMLVVPIIENTPEXKDLKERMARAMNEYPDSCAVLVRRHGVYVWGETWEKAKTMCECYDYLFDVAVSMKKVGLDPTQLPVGENGIV; from the exons ATGTCTGGCTGTCACGCTCCAGAGGGAGACTGTAGCTCGCGGCAATGCCTCGCGCAG GACAAGGAACATCCACGGTACCTGATCCCAGAGCTTTGCAAACAGTTTTACCATTTGGGCTGGGTCACTGGCACTGGAGGAGGAATCAGCTTGAAGCATGG CAATGAAATCTACATTGCTCCTTCAGGAGTACAAAAGGAACGGATTCAG CCTGAAGATATGTTTGTGTGTGACATCGATGAACAGGACATAAGTGGACCTCCACCGCATAAGAACCTGAAGAAAAGCCAGTGTACTCCTCTTTTCATGAATGCTTACACAATGAGAG GAGCAGGTGCTGTGATTCACACCCACTCTAAAGCTGCTGTCATGGCCACCCTTCTCTTCCCAGGAAGGGAGTTTAAAATTACACATCAAGAGATGatcaaaggaataaagaaatgtACCTCAGGAGGGTATTACAG ATATGATGACATGTTAGTAGTCCCCATTATTGAGAACACACCTG GAAAGGACCTCAAGGAGAGAATGGCCAGGGCAATGAATGAATACCCAGACTCCTGCGCCGTGCTCGTCAGACGGCACGGAGTCTACGTCTGGGGAGAGACGTGGGAGAAGGCCAAAACCAT GTGTGAGTGTTACGACTATTTGTTCGATGTTGCCGTATCAATGAAGAAAGTAGGACTGGACCCTACACAGCTTCCTGTTGGAGAAAATGGAATTGTCTAA